Below is a window of Enterococcus gilvus ATCC BAA-350 DNA.
TGTTTGAGATAATTAATAAGGTATCTACATTTTCCTTCAGTAATGAAATACCTTCTGCCGCGAAACGTCCACGTTTTGGTCCTTCAAAGCTAAATGGACGCGTTACGACACCGACTGTCAAAGCACCAAGATCTTTTGCGATTTTCGCAACGATCGGAGCAGCTCCAGTACCAGTACCGCCGCCCATTCCGGCAGTGATAAAGACCATATCTGCACCTTCAAGTGCATCACTAATTGCTTGTTCGCTTTCTTCTGCTGACTTTTGGCCAACTTCAGGTTGCGATCCAGCACCTAACCCACGAGTATATTTAGGGCCTAATTGAATCACTGTTTCTGCTTTTGAATTTTTAAGGGCTTGTACATCAGTGTTTGATGCGATGAATTCAACGCCTTTGACGTTTTCTTCGATCATACGGTTAATGGCGTTTCCGCCGCCTCCGCCAACACCGATAACTTTAATAACTGCACCTTCGTTAATATTGTTATCTATTGAGAATTCCATGTTTTCTATTCCTCCTACTTCATACTAATGTAATTACTTTTTCAGGAAAAAAGTAAGCCTTCATTTTCATCCGTCTATCATTCTACTAATATTACGCTAAAGCGTAAAGAAGAAGCATCCTCTTATAAAATTAATCAAAAATATTTGAAAAGAAATCTTTGATCTTCCCAGTTACTTTTTCTTCATTTTTTGGCTTTGTTTCTTCTTCATAGTCATTTGCTGCTTCGTAATCATCATATACAGGAGCTGTTGAAACAGCATTTGTTTGAGGTGAAGTAGATAAGGACACTTTTTCACCTGTAACAGCAGATTTTGCTAAATGATACACATCACTTAGTTCAGCTGAATAATTGACGATACTGATGACATTTGTAAAGACCGGATTTCTCAATCCCATTTGATTTGGTACGTGCAGCTTCACTGTTGTCCCAAAAATATCTTCTGCTAAGTCGACCACGCCTGGTAAGCTAGCCGCTCCACCTGTCAACACAACACCGCCAGGTAAATCTAACGCTTCGATTTCATCCAATGCTTCTTTGGCTTTACGGAAAATTTGTTCCAGCCGTGCTTCGATAATCTCAGCTAGATAGCGTTCGTCCACTTTCACAGGATCTGTTTTCCCAATAACATCTACTGGGAAATCTTCGTCAGCAGACGTACGACTTGGATAGGCATCTCCATAATTGATTTTCAATGCCTCTGCATTGTTGAATGACGTATTTAAGACGATGGAAATATCTTTTGTAACAAACTCTCCGCCTTCTTGATCCACGTGAGTGAATTTTAATTGCTTATCGTGCATAACTGCCGTTGTTGTTTGACCGCCGCCCATGTCGATAACAATCGTACCAAAATCTTTCTCACCATCTGATAAAGTAGACTCTGTCAATGCTAAAGAAGTAATCACTGTTTCAGCAACAGTCAATCCTGCTTTTTCTACACATTTTGTAATGTTGTGGATAATCGTCTTAGGTCCTGTAAAGACCAGTCCGAACATTTCAAGTCGAACACCGATCATCCCTCGTGGATCCTTGATGCCTTCAAAGCCATCAACAGTAAACTCTTGAGGTAATAATGCAACGATTTGTCTTTCAGGAGGAACTGAACGAACCATTGCTGCTGAAGCGACATTACGAACGTCTTCATCCATAATTTCTTTCGATTCATTATTAACAGCGATCATTCCCTGACAAGTCTCAACTTCTAATAAGTTGGCAGGTAATCCTACGCTGACACTTTTGATCTGAATCCCGGCTTTTTCCTCGGCCTGTTTTACTGCTCGTTGAATCGCTTGTACTGTTTTATCAATATCTACGATAATCCCACGGTTGATTCCTTCTGATTTTGCGTTTCCAACACCAATGATATTCATTTGGCTATCGATGTACTCGGCAACAACAACTTTTATCGATGTTGTCCCGATATCAAGGCCTACATACATTCCTGCTTTTGCCATGAATGGGATTCCCTCCTATTTTCAAATAAATGCTTTATTCAGATTTAATATTTTAAGTTACTGTTAAGCATGAAATATAATTATTTGCAAGTAATTCACTGCCTTCAATTTTACCACATTTTGCCTAGAATGAAAAAGAAGATTCAACATTTTCTTGTAATAAATTTAATCATTCCCAGCGGGTGTTTCGGTTTGTTCTGTTGAGTCCTGCGCTGAATCTTCAGTAGCTGAATTCTCAGCGTAAGGATAGCTGTAAATCCCTGCTTCCATATCTACGACACCTTTGATTTGTTTGTCATTCATTTCTTTGGCGACCTGAGGATAATAATTCATTTTAGTGCCTAATTCACTAATACTTACCAAAACTTTATTTCCATCATTCATGAAAATTTCCAGCAATTCTTTATTCTCGCTTGTCGGAGCGTATTTGATCTGAGAAATTCCCTGTTTGACTTCTTCTGTTAATTTTTTATAGCCATCCAGTACATTTAAAATGCGTTTTGATCCAGTAAAGCTTTCCAGGATCGGTAAATCGCCATTACTTTTTTCAACTTCAACTGGTATGATTTTCCCATTAGAAATAACAGGTGAATATTTCCCATTACTTTCCAAATAAGCGACTTCCGGAAATTCTTTTACTTGCACTTCGAAATGATTAAAGCCATCAATATGGACTTCCGCATTTTCAATTTGCAATTCTTGCTTCTTTAACTTCTTGATATTATCTTGACGGTCAAAAAACTGACTCCAAAGATTATCGCCTACAGTAAAATTGAGTTCTTTTTTTATTACCTCTGCTGAAATTCTCTCATTACCTTGGACACTCACTCCGCCTAGCTTACCCAAGGGCGAAATATAATATAATAATAATAGTGCCGGTATTGAAAATAGTCCGATCAAAATTGAAGACCTGCGAACCAAACGACGATTTCGCTCGTGCTTGATGTTTGGCAGCCGCTCTAAGAAAGATCCATTTTTCGGTCCTTTCGAAGTCTCTTCTTCTTCTTCCGTGTTCTCTTCTATCTCAAATTCAGCATCGATTGTTTCCTGCTCTACTGGTACTTCGTCTTCTTCATCGGCGGGTTCATCAGTGCTTGATGTCTCCGAGTGCTCAGAAATACTGGGTGGTACTTCCGGTCCGCCATTTTCTAGTGCTTTCTGCTTCAAATATTCCATATTTGCTAATTGCCAAGGTGTTAAATTTTCTTTTTTAGGTTTTGGTTTTTCCTCTTGCTCTTTGTTTTCCTCTGGAAACTCTTCGCGGCTAATGTTCCTCACCTCCAAAAACTATTTGACGATCTCGTTTACCAATGCCCAAAGGCGC
It encodes the following:
- the ftsA gene encoding cell division protein FtsA; this translates as MAKAGMYVGLDIGTTSIKVVVAEYIDSQMNIIGVGNAKSEGINRGIIVDIDKTVQAIQRAVKQAEEKAGIQIKSVSVGLPANLLEVETCQGMIAVNNESKEIMDEDVRNVASAAMVRSVPPERQIVALLPQEFTVDGFEGIKDPRGMIGVRLEMFGLVFTGPKTIIHNITKCVEKAGLTVAETVITSLALTESTLSDGEKDFGTIVIDMGGGQTTTAVMHDKQLKFTHVDQEGGEFVTKDISIVLNTSFNNAEALKINYGDAYPSRTSADEDFPVDVIGKTDPVKVDERYLAEIIEARLEQIFRKAKEALDEIEALDLPGGVVLTGGAASLPGVVDLAEDIFGTTVKLHVPNQMGLRNPVFTNVISIVNYSAELSDVYHLAKSAVTGEKVSLSTSPQTNAVSTAPVYDDYEAANDYEEETKPKNEEKVTGKIKDFFSNIFD
- a CDS encoding cell division protein FtsQ/DivIB, with translation MEVRNISREEFPEENKEQEEKPKPKKENLTPWQLANMEYLKQKALENGGPEVPPSISEHSETSSTDEPADEEDEVPVEQETIDAEFEIEENTEEEEETSKGPKNGSFLERLPNIKHERNRRLVRRSSILIGLFSIPALLLLYYISPLGKLGGVSVQGNERISAEVIKKELNFTVGDNLWSQFFDRQDNIKKLKKQELQIENAEVHIDGFNHFEVQVKEFPEVAYLESNGKYSPVISNGKIIPVEVEKSNGDLPILESFTGSKRILNVLDGYKKLTEEVKQGISQIKYAPTSENKELLEIFMNDGNKVLVSISELGTKMNYYPQVAKEMNDKQIKGVVDMEAGIYSYPYAENSATEDSAQDSTEQTETPAGND